The stretch of DNA ATAGCCTGTGTGTAAATAAGTGACTTATGCACAAGCGCTTTACACACTCGCTTATTCCAAGGGTTATGGACCGATCTTAAGACGGGTTGTCCACAGCCCTTATGACCGACTCATTTGGTAGATAATAACGAGGCATAGCAGAACGGAATTCGCTGAACCGTCTGTTTCCGGCTGCAACAGAGAGGGAACGCGAGACCAAACGCAGCGGTTCGTGGAAAGGCCGGGGCGTTCCCTGCTCCCGGCGTCCGATAGGCGCGCGCGGATAATGGCTACGGTTGACGACCTTATTTCCCGATGCAAAAGCTGGAAAATATGCGACCCAGGAGATCGTCGGAGCTGAAGGCACCTGTGATCTCCCCGAGCGCCTGTTGGGCCTGACGCAAGTCCTCAGCTAATAGCTCTCCCGCCCCGGCTAGGGTGAGTTGTGCATGGCCATGGTCGAGGTGCTCGGCGGTCTGCCGCAGCGCGTCCAGGTGCCGACGGCGGGCGCTGAATCCGCTCTCCGCGGTCTGGTCGTAGCCCATACAGCTTTTCAGGTGCTCACGAAGCATCTCCAGCCCATCACCGGATCGCGCCGAAAGGCTCAGCATGCTGTAGCCGTCTGGATCGATCGAAAGTGCGGCCTCCTCCCCGGTCAGGTCGGCTTTGTTGCGGATCAGCGTCGTCTTGGCGCGATCTGGCCTGACGGTAAGAAAATCGGGCCAATCGGAGCTGTCAGGGCCTACAGACGATGCACTGGCATCCACTACCAGCAATATCCGGTCAGCGTCTTCGATGGCCTTGATGGCGCGCTCCACACCGATGCGCTCCACGTGATCATCGGTGTCCCGAAGGCCTGCGGTGTCGATGACGTGCAAGGGCATGCCATCAATATGGATGTGTTCGCGCAACACGTCGCGCGTGGTGCCGGCGATGTCGGTGACGATCGCGGCTTCACGGCCGGCTAATGCGTTGAGCAAGCTAGACTTCCCAGCGTTGGGGCGACCGGCGATCACCACGTTCATGCCTTCACGCAGCAGTGCGCCCTGACCGGCTTCGCGGATCACCTCGCTCAGCTCCTCCCTGGCGGCCTGCAGTAAAGCAAGCACGCGGC from Pseudomonas sp. DNDY-54 encodes:
- the mnmE gene encoding tRNA uridine-5-carboxymethylaminomethyl(34) synthesis GTPase MnmE; this translates as MSHDRETIAAIATAPGRGGIGVVRVSGPRAKAVAITLSGREPTARHAHYGPFHSDDGEVIDEGLMLFFPGPNSFTGEDVLELQGHGGPVVMDMLLHRCVELGVRLARPGEFSERAFLNDKMDLAQAEAIADLIEASSAQAARNAVRSLQGEFSRRVHQLTEKLIQLRIYVEAAIDFPEEEIDFLADGRVLALLQAAREELSEVIREAGQGALLREGMNVVIAGRPNAGKSSLLNALAGREAAIVTDIAGTTRDVLREHIHIDGMPLHVIDTAGLRDTDDHVERIGVERAIKAIEDADRILLVVDASASSVGPDSSDWPDFLTVRPDRAKTTLIRNKADLTGEEAALSIDPDGYSMLSLSARSGDGLEMLREHLKSCMGYDQTAESGFSARRRHLDALRQTAEHLDHGHAQLTLAGAGELLAEDLRQAQQALGEITGAFSSDDLLGRIFSSFCIGK